One Gigantopelta aegis isolate Gae_Host chromosome 1, Gae_host_genome, whole genome shotgun sequence genomic region harbors:
- the LOC121370188 gene encoding glycerophosphodiester phosphodiesterase domain-containing protein 5-like translates to MVLCLFHIYHGHQIYMHVVHKICIVLILTGNVTMTIIVDNLWSSEWSTVLLSLQITGPFLQIGAVVLMTALSWVIAGQWYCLSLCVLKLFWLFMFTALMMGLYISPLYINSPCVVSVTNLPPKPKVFAHRGASGLVPENTVLSFQYADKYHVYGLESDVRISFDGVPFLMHDSSLRRTTNVEDVFPDFVDRDASFFNFSNLRQLNAGYWFLKDNPMWSAGDLSDEERRLVSNQSIPALSELVSIAHKSNKILMFDLLCPNKYHPFHDGCVNQTIKAIQTGGLPFSQVWWFNNTGDVANPDGVTVVATEQLGSISELRQSNISVVHAHYGQLSTKNIKEYENANMSVNIYLVNSKWFFSLYWCMGIHSVTTDMCHMIDSVDRPVWHLSPNSYLTLWVTVDVLSAVIIVTLFAVQRIRLFGTSFTPEMVSLKTGKPKHVKRTRTMKEKLLYSMTDSFGDHLQDGADRQNPVVMSNADSSYSMASIRRPGFPRGTTQPDGKYEID, encoded by the exons ATG GTTTTATGTTTGTTTCACATATATCACGGTCATCAGATTTACATGCATGTGGTGCACAAGATCTGCATTGTTTTGATTCTCACCGGCAATGTCACCATGACGATAATCGTTGACAACCTGTGGTCTTCTGAGTGGTCCACGGTTCTATTGTCACTGCAG aTAACTGGACCATTCCTGCAAATAGGAGCAGTTGTTCTTATGACTGCGCTGTCATGGGTTATAGCCGGCCAGTGGTACTGTCTTTCATTGTGTG tgttaaaactgttttggcTTTTCATGTTTACTGCCTTAATGATGGGATTGTATATATCACCGCTGTATATAAACTCGCCGTGTGTCGTCTCTGTGACAAATTTGCCaccaaaaccaaaggtcttTGCCCACCGAGGTGCTTCTGGG TTAGTTCCAGAAAATACTGTTTTGTCTTTCCAATATGCAGATAAATACCATGTCTATGGTTTAGAAAGTGATGTTCGAATCAG ttttgaTGGTGTGCCATTTCTCATGCACGATTCGTCACTACGTCGAACAACCAATGTAGAAGATGTCTTTCCTGATTTCGTTGATAGGGACGCTTCGTTTTTCAACTTCTCCAATCTCAGACAGTTGAATGCAGGGTATTGGTTTTTAAAG GATAATCCGATGTGGTCAGCTGGTGATTTGTCTGACGAGGAGAGACGTCTAGTGTCGAATCAGAGCATTCCAGCTCTTTCGGAACTTGTCAGCATAGCTCACAAGTCGAACAAAATCCTCATGTTTGATTTGTTATGTCCCAATAAGTACCATCCGTTCCACGATGGCTGTGTCAACCAGACTATCAAGGCAATTCAAACTGGAGGTCTTCCTTTTAGTCag GTTTGGTGGTTTAATAACACAGGAGATGTCGCCAATCCAGATGGAGTGACGGTCGTCGCCACGGAACAGCTGGGCTCTATATCCGAGTTGAGGCAGAGTAACATATCCGTGGTTCACGCTCATTACGGACAACTCTCCACTAAgaatataaa GGAGTATGAGAATGCCAACATGTCTGTGAACATTTATCTGGTGAACTCCAAGTGGTTTTTCTCTCTCTACTGGTGCATGGGGATTCATTCCGTTACGACAGATATGTGTCACATGATCGACTCTGTCGACCGTCCAGTGTGGCATTTG tCTCCAAACAGCTATCTGACACTGTGGGTGACAGTGGACGTTCTTTCAGCTGTCATCATAGTCACACTGTTCGCTGTTCAGAG AATCCGCCTGTTCGGCACGTCGTTCACCCCGGAGATGGTGTCGCTGAAGACGGGCAAGCCGAAGCACGTGAAGCGGACGAGGACGATGAAGGAGAAACTTCTCTACAGCATGACTGACTCGTTCGGAGACCATCTGCAGGACGGTGCAGACCGCCAGAACCCGGTCGTCATGAGCAACGCCGATTCTTCCTACTCCATGGCTTCCATCAGGCGACCCGGGTTTCCCAGAGGAACCACACAGCCGGACGGGAAGTACGAGATTGACTAA